A part of Escherichia marmotae genomic DNA contains:
- the melR gene encoding transcriptional regulator MelR, whose product MNTDTFMCSSDEKQTRSPLSLYSEYQRMEIEFRAPHVITSSHWHGQVEVNVPFDGDVEYLINNEHVSINQGHITLFWACTPHQLTDTGTCKSMAIFNLPMHLFLSWPLDKDLINHVTHGMVIKSLVAQQLSPFEVRRWQQELNNPNEQIRQLAIDEIGLMLKRFSLSGWEPILVNKTSRTHKNSVSRHAQFYVSQMLGFIADNYDQALTINDVAEHVKLNANYAMGIFQRVMQLTMKQYITAMRINHVRALLSDTDKSILDIALTAGFRSSSRFYSTFGKYVGMSPQQYRKLSQQRRQMLPG is encoded by the coding sequence ATGAATACAGACACATTTATGTGCAGCAGTGATGAAAAGCAGACCCGCAGCCCGCTGTCGCTATACTCGGAATATCAGCGGATGGAAATTGAATTTCGCGCGCCGCATGTCATAACCTCCAGCCACTGGCATGGTCAGGTTGAGGTAAATGTGCCTTTCGATGGCGATGTGGAATACCTGATCAACAATGAACACGTAAGTATCAATCAAGGCCATATCACGCTGTTCTGGGCCTGTACGCCGCACCAGCTAACCGATACCGGAACCTGCAAGAGCATGGCAATTTTTAATCTGCCAATGCATTTGTTTCTCTCCTGGCCACTGGATAAAGACCTTATAAACCATGTGACTCACGGCATGGTGATTAAATCACTGGTGGCACAGCAACTTAGTCCGTTTGAAGTACGCCGCTGGCAGCAGGAGTTGAACAACCCAAACGAGCAAATCCGCCAGCTCGCCATTGATGAAATTGGCCTGATGCTCAAGCGATTTAGCCTCTCCGGCTGGGAGCCTATTCTGGTCAATAAAACTTCACGTACGCACAAAAATAGCGTCTCGCGCCATGCGCAGTTTTATGTCAGCCAGATGCTGGGCTTTATTGCGGATAACTATGATCAGGCGCTGACCATCAACGATGTGGCCGAGCACGTCAAACTTAATGCCAATTATGCAATGGGGATATTTCAGCGGGTCATGCAGTTGACGATGAAACAGTACATTACTGCGATGCGCATCAACCACGTTCGCGCATTACTGAGCGATACCGATAAAAGTATTCTCGATATTGCACTGACGGCAGGCTTTCGTTCGAGTAGTCGTTTTTACAGCACGTTCGGCAAATATGTCGGCATGTCGCCGCAACAATACCGAAAACTTAGCCAACAACGCCGCCAGATGCTTCCCGGCTAA
- the melA gene encoding alpha-galactosidase, with translation MMSAPKITFIGAGSTIFVKNILGDVFHREALKTAHIALIDIDPTRLEESHIVVRKLMDSAGASGKITCHTQQKEALQDADFVVVAFQIGGYEPCTVTDFEVCKRHGLEQTIADTLGPGGIMRALRTIPHLWQICEDMTEVCPDATMLNYVNPMAMNTWAMYARYPHIKQVGLCHSVQGTAEELARDLNIDPATLRYRCAGINHMAFYLELERKTADGSYVSLYPELLAAYDAGQAPKPNIHGNPRCQNIVRYEMFKKLGYFVTESSEHFAEYTPWFIKPGREDLIERYKVPLDEYPKRCVEQLANWHKELEEYKNASRIDIKPSREYASTIMNAIWTGEPSVIYGNVRNDGLIDNLPQGCCVEVACLVDANGIQPTKVGTLPSHLAALMQTNINVQTLLTEAILTENRDRVYHAAMMDPHTAAVLSIDEIYALVDDLITAHGNWLPG, from the coding sequence ATGATGTCTGCACCCAAAATTACTTTTATCGGCGCTGGTTCGACGATTTTCGTTAAAAATATTCTTGGTGATGTGTTTCATCGCGAGGCGCTGAAAACGGCGCATATTGCCCTGATAGATATCGATCCCACCCGCCTGGAAGAGTCGCACATTGTGGTGCGTAAGCTGATGGATTCAGCAGGAGCCAGCGGCAAAATTACCTGTCATACCCAACAGAAAGAAGCCTTACAGGATGCTGATTTCGTGGTGGTGGCATTTCAGATTGGCGGTTATGAACCCTGTACGGTCACCGATTTTGAGGTTTGTAAGCGTCACGGTCTGGAACAAACTATTGCCGACACGTTGGGGCCGGGCGGCATTATGCGCGCGCTGCGTACCATTCCGCATCTGTGGCAGATTTGTGAGGACATGACGGAAGTGTGCCCCGACGCCACCATGCTGAACTACGTTAACCCGATGGCGATGAATACCTGGGCAATGTATGCCCGCTATCCGCATATCAAACAGGTAGGGTTGTGCCATTCGGTGCAGGGAACGGCGGAAGAACTGGCGCGCGATCTCAATATCGATCCCGCTACACTGCGTTATCGTTGTGCAGGTATCAACCATATGGCGTTCTACCTGGAGCTGGAGCGCAAAACCGCAGACGGCAGTTACGTGAGTCTCTATCCGGAACTGCTGGCAGCCTATGATGCGGGCCAGGCACCGAAGCCGAATATTCATGGTAATCCCCGCTGCCAGAATATTGTGCGCTATGAAATGTTCAAAAAGCTGGGCTACTTCGTCACGGAATCATCAGAACACTTTGCTGAATATACGCCGTGGTTTATTAAGCCAGGCCGTGAGGATTTGATTGAACGTTATAAAGTGCCGCTGGATGAGTACCCGAAACGCTGCGTTGAGCAACTGGCGAACTGGCATAAAGAGCTGGAGGAGTATAAGAATGCGTCCCGGATTGATATTAAACCGTCGCGGGAATATGCCAGCACAATCATGAACGCTATCTGGACCGGTGAACCGAGTGTGATTTATGGCAACGTTCGTAACGATGGCCTGATTGATAACCTGCCGCAAGGATGTTGCGTGGAAGTCGCCTGTCTGGTTGATGCTAATGGCATTCAGCCGACTAAAGTCGGTACGCTACCTTCGCATCTGGCAGCACTGATGCAAACCAATATCAACGTACAAACGCTGCTGACGGAAGCGATTCTCACGGAAAATCGTGACCGTGTTTACCACGCCGCGATGATGGATCCGCACACCGCCGCTGTGCTGAGCATTGACGAAATTTATGCTCTTGTTGACGACCTGATTACCGCCCACGGCAACTGGCTACCCGGCTAG